The Apium graveolens cultivar Ventura chromosome 6, ASM990537v1, whole genome shotgun sequence genome contains a region encoding:
- the LOC141664985 gene encoding secreted RxLR effector protein 161-like, with the protein MIGGLRYLVHTRPDIAFDVGIINRFLEHPTVMHMNAAKCVLRYIKGTLDYGLVYSRENSNNVLAGYSDSDLAGNIEDRKSTREVAFYLNDSLITWMSHKHKCVALSSCKAEFIDTTTAACQGIWLRNLLSQITDEKVGPVTLFIDNKSDIDLAKNPMFHDRRKHIDIRYHFIQECVDRGEIVVKHVATENQRANILTKALSTVKFERMRKLLGVKELTRQA; encoded by the coding sequence ATGATCGGAGGTTTGAGATATTTAGTGCATACTCGACCAGATATTGCGTTTGATGTGGGCATTATCAATCGATTTTTGGAGCATCCCACAGTAATGCATATGAATGCAGCAAAATGTGTTCTCAGGTACATTAAGGGGACGTTGGATTATGGATTGGTGTACTCAAGGGAGAACAGCAATAATGTTTTGGCAGGATATTCTGATAGTGATTTGGCTGGTAATATAGAAGATCGAAAGAGCACTAGGGAAGTGGCTTTTTATCTGAACGATAGTCTAATTACCTGGATGTCTCATAAACATAAATGTGTGGCACTGTCTTCGTGTAAAGCCGAGTTCATAGATACAACAACAGCAGCATGTCAGGGAATTTGGTTACGGAATTTGCTGAGTCAGATAACTGATGAGAAGGTTGGTCCAGTCACGTTGTTTATTGATAATAAATCAGACATAGACTTGGCTAAGAATCCGATGTTTCATGATCGTAGAAAACATATCGATATACGTTATCACTTTATACAAGAGTGTGTTGATCGCGGTGAAATAGTGGTGAAGCATGTGGCAACAGAAAACCAGAGGGCTAACATTCTAACCAAGGCGCTGTCAACGGTGAAATTTGAACGCATGAGAAAGCTGTTGGGAGTGAAGGAGTTAACTCGACAAGCATAG
- the LOC141668342 gene encoding uncharacterized protein At4g18490-like isoform X1: MAEKKKDSSFSKSMEKTSLLDLDIGKDFLTSWKSMSVTEDDPMDFDFSKVTKGNKEAFKFDNLDMDFNLGNDFGKISSFSVDIPDLDVSSPVKNFAKPDEKPKKVSTDVKTQGKLNESTFQFDFNQFEYSSFGQSSTKKAKQTNANQDELSLSTSGSPVLKETTGASEGKTTPKSDSQLCGEPDPWSKEKLQTPLVEVQTASNSEFSKDQATNMRATTSPQKPISNCKQETFQNNCPKERITSIEPNGKDKCPNSSVQSVFENSSTHQTASYSQEQVDCLAGKERTNTGSEQSLFHDKTDLGMDCWDSQIDKFPADIAGLQSNDGENIQFSVHNNVQVDNRYNAKPGQDDSQFEQTSTSAPTKVFCETEADEETTDLTSEPIMQLNSETAGGGREMSGPKCVTKVVMSKYFKGSDEAKSQLQQLSLSKLKTATFDRKMIEAVQLRFADKGGTVGDNAMPDEESLPNIRSENFKELDDTKSIQQESLSQLKVGAIGSQRFTTSQPCTGDERKLDNKSKFVSLPKSRPLSREQTKVDTINVRSQGTPSNQTSNRGGFDSYDARNFLTNTSKLRDMDVARGEAVKNGIENNAKDPNTFSSHVETSSLNEKANGSASLLGLNPRLQVSGMKSTQNKNNSPDDKKVSHFKDGIRASVLSDLNSMRTGETIYPPSKLTRQKDTKLLTNSGQGAKLKENTRLTVANQTDTREQEPLNPTLKRKNIEETSANLVLLKPTKRLFVSPGGNCFQYLRESSEKLVNKENLPDGITEKVLNNTQTSGLHFLYTVDMKELETSSDMNNDTIVESAEACAKELDNLVNMLKKTHEEAKEILVRAVINNNKLLMLNHPIYEEKFRMIEKFGALWLSK; encoded by the exons ATGGCAGAAAAGAAGAAAGATTCCTCATTTTCCAAATCAATGGAGAAAACATCACTTCTAG ATTTGGATATTGGAAAGGATTTCCTTACTTCGTGGAAATCAATGTCGGTGACTGAAGATGATCCAAtggattttgatttttcaaaAGTTACTAAAGGCAACAAAGAGGCTTTCAAATTTGACAATTT GGACATGGATTTCAATCTTGGCAATGATTTTGGGAAAATATCATCGTTCAGCGTAGATATTCCGGACCTCGATGTCTCTTCTCCAGTGAAAAATTTTGCAAAACCTGATGAGAAGCCTAAAAAAGTATCCACAGATGTAAAGACTCAGGGAAAATTGAATGAATCGACCTTCCAATTTGATTTTAACCA GTTTGAATATTCAAGTTTTGGGCAGAGCTCGACAAAGAAAGCTAAGCAAACTAATGCAAACCAAGATGAACTTTCTTTAAGCACAAGTGGGAGTCCAGTTCTCAAAGAAACTACTGGAGCATCTGAGGGGAAGACCACTCCAAAGAGTGATAGCCAACTTTGTGGAGAACCTGATCCCTGGAGTAAAGAAAAGTTGCAAACACCTTTGGTAGAAGTGCAGACCGCTTCAAACTCAGAATTCTCTAAAGATCAAGCCACTAACATGAGGGCAACAACTTCACCACAGAAACCAATTTCCAACTGCAAACAAGAAACATTCCAAAACAATTGCCCAAAAGAAAGAATTACTTCTATAGAACCCAATGGTAAGGATAAGTGTCCGAATTCATCCGTTCAATCTGTATTTGAGAATTCTTCAACTCACCAGACTGCTAGCTACTCACAAGAGCAAGTTGATTGTTTGGCTGGAAAGGAAAGAACAAACACTGGTAGCGAACAAAGTCTATTTCACGACAAAACTGATCTTGGCATGGATTGTTGGGATTCACAGATAGATAAATTTCCAGCAGATATTGCAGGCTTACAGAGCAATGATGGTGAAAATATCCAgttttcagttcataataatgTTCAAGTAGACAACCGCTATAATGCTAAACCAGGTCAAGATGATTCACAGTTTGAACAAACTTCCACAAGTGCACCAACAAAAGTGTTCTGTGAAACAGAGGCTGATGAGGAGACTACGGATTTGACTTCGGAGCCTATTATGCAATTGAACAG CGAAACCGCAGGAGGTGGTAGGGAAATGTCAGGTCCCAAATGTGTAACCAAGGTTGTCATGTCAAAGTATTTTAAGGGATCAGATGAAGCAAAGTCACAACTGCAGCAATTATCACTATCTAAGTTGAAAACTGCAACCTTTGACAGAAAAATGATTGAGGCAGTACAACTACGGTTTGCAGATAAAGG GGGAACAGTGGGTGATAATGCAATGCCAGATGAAGAAAGTTTGCCCAACATTAGGTCAGAAAATTTCAAGGAATTAGATGACACAAAATCTATTCAGCAGGAATCATTATCCCAGTTGAAGGTTGGAGCTATTGGTAGCCAAAGATTCACTACTTCGCAACCATGTACTGGAGATGAAAG GAAACTTGACAATAAGAGCAAATTTGTTTCTCTTCCGAAATCGAGGCCACTTTCTAGAGAGCAAACTAAAGTTGACACAATTAATGTAAGAAGTCAGGGAACCCCTAGCAATCAGACTAGTAACAG GGGAGGGTTTGATTCTTATGACGCAAGAAATTTTTTGACTAATACATCAAAGCTTCGTGATATGGATGTTGCCAGAGGAGAAGCTGTAAAGAACGGAATTGAAAACAACGCGAAGGACCCCAATACCTTCAG CTCGCATGTTGAAACTTCCAGTTTAAATGAGAAGGCAAATGGATCTGCTTCTCTGCTTGGTCTAAATCCTAGACTTCAAGTTTCAGGCATGAAGTCAACCCAGAATAAGAATAACTCTCCTGATGACAAAAAAGTTTCTCACTTCAAAGATGGTATTAGGGCCTCTGTTCTTTCTGATCTAAATAGTATGAg GACTGGTGAAACAATCTATCCTCCATCAAAATTGACTCGGCAGAAGGATACTAAATTGTTGACAAACTCAGGACAAGGTGCGAAGTTGAAAGAAAACACAAGACTTACAGTGGCTAATCAGACAGACACAAGGGAACAAGAACCATTGAACCCAACTTTAAAGAGGAAAAATATTGAG GAGACCAGTGCAAATTTGGTTTTATTAAAACCAACAAAGCGGCTATTCGTATCACCTGGCGGAAACTGTTTCCA ATATCTCAGAGAGTCGTCGGAGAAATTGGTTAATAAGGAGAATTTGCCTGATGGTATTACAGAGAAAGTTCTTAACAACACTCAGACTTCAGGTCTACATTTTCTTTATACAGTAGACATGAAAGAACTAGAAACTTCTTCAGATATGAACAATGACACTATTGTCGAGAGTGCCGAAGCATGTGCAAAGGAGCTTGATAAT TTGGTCAACATGCTGAAAAAGACACATGAGGAAGCAAAGGAAATTCTAGTCCGGGCTGTTATCAACAACAATAAACTGCTGATGCTGAACCATCCTATCTATGAGGAAAAG TTTCGCATGATCGAGAAATTTGGTGCCTTGTGGCTGTCCAAATAA
- the LOC141664984 gene encoding uncharacterized protein LOC141664984 has product MTGQRSKFKMLDECVKGQVKFGDGSMVEIKGKGIVSLKCKMGEERELHEAMELMSANDMVRGFPKIVSSEMTCTGCSMSKQTRKPFPAKSKYSASKVLELIHGDICGPITPSTHAGNRYFMLLVDDYSRIMWVYLLKIKDEAFEAFKRFKAKVENEEKLQQEKLIVLGEKVHDETTQRENDGYESPAREERREEQDFEDENVDGSTEPKNYRIITDIYNTKPIELQEELLLTGVEEPEKNGTWELTEFPMGHKIIGLTWIFKLKRDVSGNIVKHKARIMVKGYTQEHGVDFDEIYAPVTRLETVRMLLALATKNSWKEVYVMQPEGFERKGQESKVYKLLKALYGLRQAPRAWYSKLNKFLERLGFQRCPYEHAVYTRKIEGNILVVGVYVDELLITGTSISIIKEFKQEMNKQFDMSDLDKLTYYLGTEIEQGSGFIKLK; this is encoded by the exons ATGACGGGCCAGAGATCAAAATTCAAAATGCTGGACGAATGTGTCAAAGGCCAAGTAAAATTCGGTGATGGTTCGATGGTTGAAATTAAAGGTAAGGGCATTGTGAGCTTGAAGTGTAAAATGGGTGAGGAACGTGAACTACACGAG GCAATGGAATTGATGTCAGCAAATGACATGGTTCGTGGTTTTCCAAAGATTGTGTCTTCAGAGATGACATGTACTGGTTGCTCAATGTCGAAACAGACTCGAAAGCCTTTTCCAGCCAAGTCGAAGTACTCAGCTAGTAAGGTGCTCGAACTTATTCATGGTGACATATGCGGACCCATCACTCCTTCCACTCACGCAGGTAATCGTTATTTCATGCTCCTTGTTGATGATTATTCACGTATTATGTGGGTTTACTTGCTAAAGATCAAGGATGAGGCTTTTGAGGCTTTCAAAAGGTTTAAGGCCAAGGTTGAAAATG AAGAGAAGTTGCAACAAGAAAAGTTGATTGTGTTGGGAGAGAAAGTGCACGACGAAACAACTCAGAGAGAGAATGATGGTTATGAAAGTCCTGCGAGGGAAGAACGAAGAGAAGAACAAGACTTTGAGGATGAAAATGTTGATGGAAGTACAGAGCCTAAAAATTATAGAATTATCACTGATATATATAACACAAAACCTATTGAACTGCAGGAGGAGCTATTACTCACGGGAGTCGAAGAACCAG AAAAGAACGGGACATGGGAACTGACAGAATTTCCAATGGGGCATAAAATCATCGGGTTAACGTGGATATTTAAATTAAAGCGAGATGTAAGTGGTAATATAGTGAAACATAAAGCTCGAATTATGGTGAAGGGCTACACACAGGAACATGGcgttgattttgatgaaatatatGCACCTGTTACAAGGCTCGAAACAGTGCGTATGTTGTTGGCCCTTGCTACAAAAAACTCATGGAAG GAAGTCTATGTGATGCAACCGGAGGGTTTTGAAAGAAAAGGCCAGGAATCAAAGGTGTACAAACTCCTCAAGGCACTGTATGGTCTTCGGCAAGCCCCTCGTGCATGGTATTCAAAGCTGAACAAGTTCCTGGAGAGACTTGGATTTCAGAGATGCCCGTATGAACACGCCGTGTATACAAGGAAAATTGAAGGTAATATTCTTGTAGTTGGCGTTTACGTTGATGAACTTTTAATAACAGGGACTAGTATCAGTATTATCAAGGAGTTCAAACAGGAGATGAATAAACAATTTGACATGAGTGACCTCGACAAACTTACATATTACTTGGGAACAGAAATTGAACAGGGGAGCGGATTTATCAAGCTAAAATAG
- the LOC141668342 gene encoding uncharacterized protein At4g18490-like isoform X2, producing the protein MAEKKKDSSFSKSMEKTSLLDLDIGKDFLTSWKSMSVTEDDPMDFDFSKVTKGNKEAFKFDNLDMDFNLGNDFGKISSFSVDIPDLDVSSPVKNFAKPDEKPKKVSTDVKTQGKLNESTFQFDFNQFEYSSFGQSSTKKAKQTNANQDELSLSTSGSPVLKETTGASEGKTTPKSDSQLCGEPDPWSKEKLQTPLVEVQTASNSEFSKDQATNMRATTSPQKPISNCKQETFQNNCPKERITSIEPNGKDKCPNSSVQSVFENSSTHQTASYSQEQVDCLAGKERTNTGSEQSLFHDKTDLGMDCWDSQIDKFPADIAGLQSNDGENIQFSVHNNVQVDNRYNAKPGQDDSQFEQTSTSAPTKVFCETEADEETTDLTSEPIMQLNSETAGGGREMSGPKCVTKVVMSKYFKGSDEAKSQLQQLSLSKLKTATFDRKMIEAVQLRFADKGGTVGDNAMPDEESLPNIRSENFKELDDTKSIQQESLSQLKVGAIGSQRFTTSQPCTGDERKLDNKSKFVSLPKSRPLSREQTKVDTINVRSQGTPSNQTSNRGEAVKNGIENNAKDPNTFSSHVETSSLNEKANGSASLLGLNPRLQVSGMKSTQNKNNSPDDKKVSHFKDGIRASVLSDLNSMRTGETIYPPSKLTRQKDTKLLTNSGQGAKLKENTRLTVANQTDTREQEPLNPTLKRKNIEETSANLVLLKPTKRLFVSPGGNCFQYLRESSEKLVNKENLPDGITEKVLNNTQTSGLHFLYTVDMKELETSSDMNNDTIVESAEACAKELDNLVNMLKKTHEEAKEILVRAVINNNKLLMLNHPIYEEKFRMIEKFGALWLSK; encoded by the exons ATGGCAGAAAAGAAGAAAGATTCCTCATTTTCCAAATCAATGGAGAAAACATCACTTCTAG ATTTGGATATTGGAAAGGATTTCCTTACTTCGTGGAAATCAATGTCGGTGACTGAAGATGATCCAAtggattttgatttttcaaaAGTTACTAAAGGCAACAAAGAGGCTTTCAAATTTGACAATTT GGACATGGATTTCAATCTTGGCAATGATTTTGGGAAAATATCATCGTTCAGCGTAGATATTCCGGACCTCGATGTCTCTTCTCCAGTGAAAAATTTTGCAAAACCTGATGAGAAGCCTAAAAAAGTATCCACAGATGTAAAGACTCAGGGAAAATTGAATGAATCGACCTTCCAATTTGATTTTAACCA GTTTGAATATTCAAGTTTTGGGCAGAGCTCGACAAAGAAAGCTAAGCAAACTAATGCAAACCAAGATGAACTTTCTTTAAGCACAAGTGGGAGTCCAGTTCTCAAAGAAACTACTGGAGCATCTGAGGGGAAGACCACTCCAAAGAGTGATAGCCAACTTTGTGGAGAACCTGATCCCTGGAGTAAAGAAAAGTTGCAAACACCTTTGGTAGAAGTGCAGACCGCTTCAAACTCAGAATTCTCTAAAGATCAAGCCACTAACATGAGGGCAACAACTTCACCACAGAAACCAATTTCCAACTGCAAACAAGAAACATTCCAAAACAATTGCCCAAAAGAAAGAATTACTTCTATAGAACCCAATGGTAAGGATAAGTGTCCGAATTCATCCGTTCAATCTGTATTTGAGAATTCTTCAACTCACCAGACTGCTAGCTACTCACAAGAGCAAGTTGATTGTTTGGCTGGAAAGGAAAGAACAAACACTGGTAGCGAACAAAGTCTATTTCACGACAAAACTGATCTTGGCATGGATTGTTGGGATTCACAGATAGATAAATTTCCAGCAGATATTGCAGGCTTACAGAGCAATGATGGTGAAAATATCCAgttttcagttcataataatgTTCAAGTAGACAACCGCTATAATGCTAAACCAGGTCAAGATGATTCACAGTTTGAACAAACTTCCACAAGTGCACCAACAAAAGTGTTCTGTGAAACAGAGGCTGATGAGGAGACTACGGATTTGACTTCGGAGCCTATTATGCAATTGAACAG CGAAACCGCAGGAGGTGGTAGGGAAATGTCAGGTCCCAAATGTGTAACCAAGGTTGTCATGTCAAAGTATTTTAAGGGATCAGATGAAGCAAAGTCACAACTGCAGCAATTATCACTATCTAAGTTGAAAACTGCAACCTTTGACAGAAAAATGATTGAGGCAGTACAACTACGGTTTGCAGATAAAGG GGGAACAGTGGGTGATAATGCAATGCCAGATGAAGAAAGTTTGCCCAACATTAGGTCAGAAAATTTCAAGGAATTAGATGACACAAAATCTATTCAGCAGGAATCATTATCCCAGTTGAAGGTTGGAGCTATTGGTAGCCAAAGATTCACTACTTCGCAACCATGTACTGGAGATGAAAG GAAACTTGACAATAAGAGCAAATTTGTTTCTCTTCCGAAATCGAGGCCACTTTCTAGAGAGCAAACTAAAGTTGACACAATTAATGTAAGAAGTCAGGGAACCCCTAGCAATCAGACTAGTAACAG AGGAGAAGCTGTAAAGAACGGAATTGAAAACAACGCGAAGGACCCCAATACCTTCAG CTCGCATGTTGAAACTTCCAGTTTAAATGAGAAGGCAAATGGATCTGCTTCTCTGCTTGGTCTAAATCCTAGACTTCAAGTTTCAGGCATGAAGTCAACCCAGAATAAGAATAACTCTCCTGATGACAAAAAAGTTTCTCACTTCAAAGATGGTATTAGGGCCTCTGTTCTTTCTGATCTAAATAGTATGAg GACTGGTGAAACAATCTATCCTCCATCAAAATTGACTCGGCAGAAGGATACTAAATTGTTGACAAACTCAGGACAAGGTGCGAAGTTGAAAGAAAACACAAGACTTACAGTGGCTAATCAGACAGACACAAGGGAACAAGAACCATTGAACCCAACTTTAAAGAGGAAAAATATTGAG GAGACCAGTGCAAATTTGGTTTTATTAAAACCAACAAAGCGGCTATTCGTATCACCTGGCGGAAACTGTTTCCA ATATCTCAGAGAGTCGTCGGAGAAATTGGTTAATAAGGAGAATTTGCCTGATGGTATTACAGAGAAAGTTCTTAACAACACTCAGACTTCAGGTCTACATTTTCTTTATACAGTAGACATGAAAGAACTAGAAACTTCTTCAGATATGAACAATGACACTATTGTCGAGAGTGCCGAAGCATGTGCAAAGGAGCTTGATAAT TTGGTCAACATGCTGAAAAAGACACATGAGGAAGCAAAGGAAATTCTAGTCCGGGCTGTTATCAACAACAATAAACTGCTGATGCTGAACCATCCTATCTATGAGGAAAAG TTTCGCATGATCGAGAAATTTGGTGCCTTGTGGCTGTCCAAATAA